From a region of the Nitrospira sp. genome:
- a CDS encoding formylglycine-generating enzyme family protein, translating into MRFFRALVGVVMVFACLAGSDAVHAQLDRLRKHKAPHPEPLAAPPSIVIPEGEFLMGATGPDALEDEKPQHAVWLDRFEIDLHEVTTAHYAEFLAHAQRTAPWQWEAVDLAQHHDRPVIGVSWFDAEAYCRWRGQRLPTEAEWEKSARGPDGRAFPWGHQAPQNGWANFGLGARFSYSQALTPVQHYEQGRSPYGLYQMAGNAGEWVADWYGASYYELSPFKNPPGPASGSFRVIRGGSWSDLPKYLLAYGRVRLLPETRNSYTGFRCAKTVDPAP; encoded by the coding sequence ATGCGATTCTTCAGGGCCTTGGTCGGTGTGGTCATGGTCTTCGCCTGTCTCGCCGGCAGCGATGCCGTTCATGCCCAATTGGATCGCCTGCGCAAGCACAAGGCGCCTCATCCAGAGCCCCTCGCGGCTCCTCCTTCGATCGTGATCCCGGAGGGCGAGTTTCTCATGGGCGCTACGGGCCCCGATGCGCTCGAGGATGAGAAGCCGCAGCATGCGGTGTGGCTCGATCGGTTTGAGATCGACCTCCATGAAGTGACGACCGCCCACTATGCCGAATTCCTGGCCCACGCTCAGCGAACTGCGCCGTGGCAATGGGAGGCGGTGGATCTCGCCCAGCATCACGATCGTCCGGTCATCGGCGTGAGTTGGTTTGATGCGGAGGCCTATTGCCGGTGGCGGGGGCAGCGCCTCCCGACGGAAGCCGAATGGGAAAAGTCCGCGCGGGGCCCTGATGGGCGCGCTTTTCCCTGGGGGCATCAGGCTCCTCAGAATGGGTGGGCGAACTTCGGCCTGGGTGCCAGATTCAGTTATAGCCAGGCGCTGACGCCGGTTCAGCACTACGAGCAGGGGCGAAGTCCGTACGGGTTGTATCAGATGGCAGGGAATGCGGGGGAATGGGTGGCCGATTGGTATGGCGCGAGCTACTACGAGCTCAGTCCCTTCAAGAATCCGCCAGGGCCGGCTTCCGGTTCATTTCGAGTGATACGGGGAGGGTCGTGGTCGGATCTTCCGAAGTATCTGCTGGCCTACGGACGTGTTCGTCTTTTGCCGGAGACCCGCAACAGCTACACGGGATTTCGATGTGCCAAGACCGTTGATCCCGCTCCATGA
- a CDS encoding class I SAM-dependent methyltransferase, translated as MKRTLEPELMEDVAQARAYAQADFAEENQGFVDRFRDYFPDWSAGHVLDLGCGPGDIPIRFLRSYPDARVTAVDASRAMLDLAADAVAGAGLAERISLRCERFQSLVLSEQADALVSNSLLHHVPNPLQFWFRLKQLAKPGACILVMDLLRPDSPEDAQALVEQYAANEDPMLKRDFYHSLLAAFTEDEVAAQLAEMNLSRLLIDVPDDRHWVVGGTVI; from the coding sequence ATGAAGCGTACGTTGGAGCCGGAGTTGATGGAGGATGTCGCGCAGGCCCGGGCCTACGCACAGGCCGATTTTGCCGAGGAGAACCAGGGATTCGTGGATCGGTTTCGCGACTATTTCCCTGATTGGAGTGCGGGTCATGTGCTGGATCTGGGTTGTGGCCCGGGTGATATTCCGATCCGCTTCCTTCGCTCGTATCCCGACGCGCGGGTGACGGCGGTGGATGCCAGTCGCGCCATGCTCGATTTGGCGGCTGACGCGGTGGCCGGAGCCGGGCTGGCTGAGCGCATCTCGCTTCGCTGCGAACGCTTTCAATCGCTCGTGTTGTCGGAGCAGGCCGATGCGCTCGTGTCGAACAGTCTGCTGCACCATGTGCCGAATCCCTTGCAGTTCTGGTTTCGTCTGAAACAGTTGGCCAAGCCCGGCGCCTGTATCCTGGTGATGGATTTGCTGCGGCCCGACTCACCAGAGGATGCCCAGGCATTGGTCGAGCAATATGCGGCCAATGAAGATCCCATGCTCAAACGGGATTTCTATCATTCGCTGCTGGCGGCGTTCACCGAAGATGAAGTGGCGGCGCAACTTGCGGAAATGAATCTCTCTCGACTGCTCATCGACGTTCCGGACGATCGACACTGGGTCGTCGGGGGCACGGTCATCTAA
- a CDS encoding MOSC domain-containing protein: MTRASLPHIHQVSVSDGGVPKRAVTSALVTSRGLTGDRQRNRTYHGGADRAVCLYSLEMIEALRAEGHSIGPGSSGENLTVAGLDWPRIQPGDRLTIGETVQLEIMSYTTPCRLNGQWFKDGDYGRISQEAYPGWSRLYARVLCEGTVSQGDLVLVEIPREKE, from the coding sequence GTGACGCGCGCCTCGCTCCCGCATATCCATCAGGTCAGTGTGTCCGACGGCGGTGTGCCGAAGAGGGCTGTCACCTCAGCGCTCGTCACGTCTCGTGGATTGACCGGTGATCGCCAACGTAACAGAACGTATCACGGTGGGGCCGATCGGGCGGTCTGTCTCTATTCGTTGGAGATGATCGAGGCGCTACGGGCAGAAGGTCATTCGATTGGGCCTGGTTCGTCCGGAGAGAATTTGACCGTTGCCGGGCTGGATTGGCCACGCATACAACCGGGTGACCGATTGACGATCGGCGAAACTGTGCAGCTGGAAATTATGAGTTATACGACTCCCTGCCGGCTGAACGGACAGTGGTTCAAGGATGGGGACTACGGACGGATCTCTCAGGAGGCGTATCCAGGCTGGAGTCGACTGTACGCGCGGGTCTTGTGTGAGGGAACAGTCAGTCAGGGGGATCTCGTCCTTGTGGAGATACCACGCGAGAAAGAATAA
- a CDS encoding 50S ribosomal protein L11 methyltransferase — protein MTSTSKTDVASADPLSSSHPGDWIQVDVRTSIDAGELLGMLHDPAVTGAWQEDDQVHLYWPGDRCGPDTWQGLRAALALLGQVDPERAITINRLPNEDWNAQWSRLVEPIRIGRVIIRPSWKIVPLATGEIELVIDPKQAFGTGHHATTYLLIEWLQHCVEPTDRVLDVGTGSGVLAMVALRLGAEAAVGEDFDPVAIDCAREYAQLNGFDGRLTLAVREAQVERAEDSFTPTLVLANLDRQTLLLAADSVCRYATGGARLLLSGLLVDQRAEIEAAYAARGVYVKAARERDGWLALEATAMESCEGELCT, from the coding sequence ATGACGTCAACCTCCAAGACCGATGTGGCTTCGGCCGATCCTCTGAGTTCCAGCCACCCGGGGGACTGGATTCAAGTCGACGTGCGAACGTCGATTGATGCCGGCGAGCTGCTGGGGATGTTACACGATCCGGCCGTGACAGGAGCCTGGCAGGAGGACGATCAGGTGCATCTCTATTGGCCGGGGGACCGCTGTGGGCCGGATACGTGGCAGGGCCTCAGGGCGGCGCTGGCACTGCTTGGGCAAGTGGATCCGGAACGGGCGATCACCATCAATCGCCTTCCCAATGAGGATTGGAATGCCCAGTGGTCGCGTTTGGTGGAGCCGATTAGGATTGGGCGTGTCATCATTCGGCCGAGTTGGAAGATCGTTCCGTTAGCCACAGGCGAGATCGAACTGGTCATCGATCCCAAGCAGGCGTTCGGAACAGGCCATCATGCGACGACATATCTCTTGATTGAGTGGCTCCAGCACTGTGTGGAGCCGACCGACCGGGTGCTGGATGTGGGAACCGGCAGCGGCGTGTTGGCGATGGTGGCGTTGCGGCTCGGGGCCGAGGCGGCCGTGGGGGAGGATTTCGACCCGGTGGCGATCGACTGTGCGCGCGAGTATGCGCAACTGAACGGGTTTGATGGACGATTGACGCTCGCTGTGCGTGAGGCCCAGGTGGAACGGGCAGAGGACTCGTTCACTCCCACCCTGGTCCTGGCGAATTTGGATCGACAGACGCTGTTGCTGGCTGCGGATAGTGTGTGCCGCTATGCGACTGGCGGCGCGCGACTGCTGCTGTCGGGCTTGCTGGTCGATCAACGGGCGGAGATCGAGGCCGCCTACGCCGCGCGCGGCGTCTATGTGAAGGCCGCGCGGGAGCGGGATGGGTGGCTCGCGTTGGAGGCGACGGCGATGGAATCGTGTGAAGGGGAACTCTGTACCTGA
- a CDS encoding MFS transporter, with translation MDPQPDSSQRTPHPLRGLLFAQFCGAFNDNAWKFMVALLGIRSATATLAPGQDVETASQTQTTLAMVVFTLPLVLTSFISGFFADRLSKRTVIITMKAVETLLMAGATLALFSHPTGGYWALAVLAGMGVHSAIFSPAKYGILPELLPHEQLARGNSLLELFTFLAILTGTTAGGFLLAGAGSQAWLAPLVLTLLALAGFVAAWTVPPVPAARAAGGLFDTLRGAFSALQADRLLRLAITGAVFFWTIASLVVQNVLVYAKAVLGLSDALATVPSALISVGIGVGALVVSRLSRSHVEYGLVPLGAAGVATFLLILGWAIPAFSGTLLLMMALGVSSALIFIPINALVQWRAPHDRRGSVIALENICVFTGILLGSLSGGVLANAGLSTVGIFLATALGTTLGTAWAMWLMPETFLRLILVLLTHTLYRLRIVGQSQVPVTGGALLVPNHISFIDGFLLIASLDRPIRFVVDAQYVNHPLFKPFMKALQVIPISSDGGPRVILRALRDAGHALDAGDIVCIFPEGQITRTGNLLPFRRGFERIVKGRDVPVVPVHLDRVWGSIFSFVGGRFVTKWPERLPYPVTVSFGTPVSADTPAHELRRLVRELGEAAWQLRKPTRRPLHAAFVHAMRRHPFRLAMADRQKPHVSSLQALIGAIALARALKAHWTDQSYVGLLLPPTVAGALTTVAASLAGRTCVNLNYTVGKAGLESAVRQAQLRTIVTSRAFIEKANLDLPEGPVIIWLEDIGAAINPQQKALAALLALLAPLRLIESACGQTRPVTMDDLATIIFSSGSTGEPKGVMLTHFSIDANVQAVSQVLPLDRDDRILGILPLFHSFGYLVFWYVTLNGAATVFHPSPLDVTAIGELCAKHRLTFLVCTPTFLQLYQRRCTPEQFSTLRVVLTGAEKLPLRLCQSFEDRFGIGPIEGYGVTECAPVIAVNCPDFRAAGFFQPASRRGTVGQPLPGVSVRIVDPDTFALLPPGTPGMLLVKGSNVMNGYLGREDLTTQAIRDGWYITGDIATLDDDGFLTITDRLSRFSKIGGEMVPHRRVEEALQLASGEELQVCAVTGVPDERKGEQLAVLHTLPEERIPQILAKAAAAGLPNLFLPSHSHCLKVEALPILGTGKLDLRALKRIAMERLGLHAS, from the coding sequence ATCGATCCGCAGCCGGATTCCTCACAACGAACCCCACATCCGCTACGAGGGCTGCTCTTCGCGCAGTTCTGCGGCGCCTTTAATGATAACGCCTGGAAATTCATGGTTGCGCTACTGGGCATCCGGTCGGCCACGGCAACCCTCGCGCCCGGGCAAGACGTCGAAACCGCATCGCAAACGCAGACCACCCTTGCCATGGTGGTGTTCACCCTGCCGCTGGTCCTGACCTCCTTCATCTCCGGGTTTTTTGCCGATCGGCTCAGCAAACGCACGGTCATCATCACGATGAAGGCGGTGGAAACACTCCTCATGGCCGGCGCAACCCTCGCCCTGTTTTCGCATCCGACCGGCGGCTATTGGGCACTCGCCGTACTCGCCGGCATGGGGGTCCACAGCGCCATCTTCAGCCCGGCCAAGTACGGCATTCTTCCCGAATTGCTTCCCCACGAACAGCTCGCGCGCGGCAATAGTCTGTTGGAGCTCTTCACCTTTCTGGCGATCTTGACCGGCACCACGGCGGGAGGATTCCTGTTGGCCGGCGCCGGCAGCCAGGCCTGGCTCGCCCCCCTCGTCCTCACCCTCCTCGCCCTGGCCGGCTTCGTGGCAGCCTGGACCGTTCCGCCGGTTCCAGCCGCGCGTGCCGCCGGCGGCCTGTTCGACACCTTGCGGGGCGCGTTCTCTGCGTTGCAGGCCGACCGATTGCTCCGGTTGGCCATTACCGGCGCGGTGTTTTTCTGGACCATCGCGAGCCTCGTCGTTCAAAACGTGCTGGTGTACGCCAAAGCGGTACTGGGCCTCTCGGATGCGTTGGCAACCGTCCCCTCGGCGCTGATCTCCGTAGGCATCGGGGTCGGCGCGTTGGTCGTCAGCCGACTCTCCCGTTCACACGTGGAATACGGACTCGTCCCGCTGGGCGCGGCCGGAGTCGCGACCTTCTTGTTGATTCTGGGCTGGGCGATCCCCGCGTTCAGCGGCACGCTCCTGCTGATGATGGCCTTGGGTGTCTCAAGCGCGCTGATCTTCATTCCCATCAATGCCCTGGTGCAATGGCGCGCGCCGCACGACCGCCGAGGCTCGGTCATCGCCCTGGAAAACATTTGTGTCTTCACGGGCATTCTTCTCGGCTCATTGAGCGGCGGCGTCCTTGCCAATGCGGGTCTCTCCACTGTCGGCATTTTCCTTGCGACCGCGCTCGGCACCACCCTGGGCACAGCCTGGGCCATGTGGCTCATGCCCGAAACCTTCCTGCGCCTGATCCTCGTCCTCCTGACACATACCCTCTATCGACTCCGCATCGTCGGGCAGTCTCAGGTTCCCGTCACCGGCGGGGCGTTACTCGTGCCCAATCACATTTCCTTCATCGACGGGTTTCTGTTGATCGCCAGCCTGGATCGTCCCATCCGCTTCGTCGTCGACGCACAATATGTGAATCACCCGCTCTTCAAGCCCTTCATGAAGGCCCTGCAAGTGATTCCGATCTCGTCAGACGGCGGCCCACGTGTCATCCTTCGCGCCTTGCGGGACGCAGGCCACGCACTCGACGCCGGCGACATCGTCTGCATTTTCCCGGAAGGCCAGATCACCCGCACCGGCAACCTCCTGCCGTTCCGCCGAGGTTTCGAACGGATTGTGAAAGGTCGAGACGTTCCGGTCGTACCAGTGCATCTAGACCGCGTGTGGGGCAGCATCTTCAGTTTTGTCGGAGGACGGTTCGTGACCAAATGGCCGGAGCGTCTGCCCTATCCCGTCACCGTGTCGTTCGGCACCCCGGTGAGCGCCGACACGCCCGCCCATGAACTCCGCCGATTGGTGAGAGAACTCGGTGAAGCGGCCTGGCAACTGAGAAAACCCACCAGGCGTCCCTTACACGCCGCGTTTGTCCATGCGATGCGCCGGCATCCCTTCCGGTTGGCCATGGCCGATAGGCAAAAGCCGCACGTCTCCTCGCTGCAAGCCTTGATCGGCGCCATCGCCCTGGCACGTGCGCTCAAAGCCCATTGGACGGACCAATCATATGTGGGACTACTGCTGCCACCGACGGTCGCCGGAGCCCTGACGACGGTCGCGGCCTCACTGGCAGGCCGAACCTGCGTCAATCTCAACTACACAGTCGGCAAGGCCGGACTTGAATCCGCGGTCCGACAGGCCCAGCTGCGCACCATCGTCACCAGCCGGGCGTTCATCGAGAAAGCCAACCTCGACCTACCTGAGGGACCTGTCATCATCTGGCTGGAAGACATCGGCGCCGCCATCAACCCGCAGCAAAAAGCCCTCGCCGCACTCCTCGCGCTGCTCGCCCCGCTTAGGCTCATCGAATCGGCCTGCGGGCAGACCCGGCCGGTCACGATGGATGACCTTGCGACCATCATCTTCAGCAGCGGCAGCACCGGCGAGCCGAAAGGCGTCATGCTGACCCATTTCAGCATCGATGCCAATGTCCAAGCGGTTTCGCAGGTGCTCCCGCTGGACCGGGACGATCGCATCCTTGGCATCCTCCCGCTCTTTCATTCATTCGGATATCTGGTGTTCTGGTATGTCACGCTCAACGGTGCCGCAACCGTCTTCCATCCCTCACCGCTCGACGTGACAGCCATCGGTGAACTCTGCGCCAAACACCGCCTCACGTTCCTAGTCTGCACACCGACGTTTTTACAGCTCTATCAACGCCGCTGTACCCCGGAACAATTCAGCACGCTGCGAGTGGTGCTCACCGGGGCGGAAAAACTCCCGCTGCGCCTCTGCCAATCCTTCGAGGACCGGTTCGGCATCGGACCGATCGAGGGGTATGGCGTGACCGAGTGCGCCCCGGTGATCGCCGTGAATTGTCCCGACTTCCGCGCAGCCGGATTCTTTCAACCGGCCTCCCGGCGTGGCACGGTCGGCCAACCGCTCCCCGGTGTGTCCGTTCGCATCGTCGATCCCGACACCTTCGCATTACTCCCGCCCGGGACACCTGGCATGTTGCTCGTGAAGGGATCGAATGTGATGAACGGGTACCTCGGCCGTGAAGACTTAACCACTCAGGCGATCCGGGACGGATGGTATATTACCGGTGACATCGCCACACTGGACGACGATGGATTTCTGACCATCACGGATCGGCTGTCGCGATTCTCCAAGATCGGCGGGGAAATGGTGCCTCATCGACGCGTGGAGGAGGCCCTGCAATTGGCGTCAGGCGAAGAGTTGCAAGTCTGTGCCGTCACCGGCGTCCCGGATGAACGAAAGGGCGAACAGTTGGCCGTCCTGCACACCTTGCCGGAAGAGCGGATTCCACAGATCCTGGCAAAAGCGGCCGCCGCCGGTCTCCCGAACCTCTTTCTCCCCTCGCACAGCCATTGTCTCAAGGTCGAGGCGCTCCCGATCCTGGGAACCGGCAAGTTGGATCTCCGGGCCTTGAAACGGATCGCCATGGAACGGTTGGGCCTCCATGCGTCGTGA
- a CDS encoding amidohydrolase family protein, with protein sequence MRHLPQNAPGSTVPIPALETPALTGHTARAHPDELLAGVSINPQRRDAIDELHRCADAGAVLVKVLPNAKQFDPANPRYKDYDRALAERKLPFLSHVGYEFSLIGKNQSVGDPDRLRPALDEGVTVIAAHACSYGVLPYKKFLPTRRDLVQRYPRFYAAISALTLPNRMRMLLRLRTYPEMHKRFLFGTDYPLSVFHAVAWGRVALGTLRNIIKTTNHFDRQVEVCRGLTLGFRSIGDLLTPASASPRG encoded by the coding sequence ATGCGACATCTCCCGCAAAACGCTCCGGGGTCCACTGTTCCGATTCCTGCTCTGGAAACACCGGCTCTCACCGGACACACCGCGCGAGCGCATCCCGATGAATTGCTGGCCGGAGTGTCCATCAACCCGCAACGGCGCGACGCCATCGACGAACTGCATCGTTGTGCGGACGCGGGAGCCGTCCTGGTGAAGGTGCTCCCCAACGCCAAACAATTCGACCCGGCCAACCCGCGGTACAAGGACTATGATCGCGCCCTCGCCGAGCGCAAGCTCCCGTTCCTGAGCCATGTCGGCTACGAATTCAGCTTGATCGGGAAGAACCAATCGGTGGGTGATCCAGACCGCCTGCGGCCGGCACTGGATGAAGGCGTCACGGTCATCGCCGCCCACGCCTGCAGCTATGGTGTGCTCCCGTATAAAAAGTTCCTGCCGACGCGACGCGACCTGGTGCAGCGGTATCCCCGTTTCTATGCAGCTATTTCTGCCCTGACGCTGCCGAACCGGATGCGAATGCTGCTCCGGCTGAGAACCTATCCCGAGATGCACAAACGCTTCCTCTTCGGCACGGACTATCCGCTCTCCGTCTTCCATGCGGTAGCCTGGGGCCGCGTCGCACTCGGCACGTTGCGCAACATCATCAAGACCACGAACCACTTCGATCGGCAGGTTGAAGTCTGTCGGGGCCTGACGCTGGGGTTTCGTTCGATCGGCGACCTCCTCACCCCCGCATCGGCGTCTCCCCGAGGATAA
- a CDS encoding sigma-70 family RNA polymerase sigma factor, with the protein MYRDTILHSLRERILAFATSRVSRDLAEDLTQEVLVLLHEKYAHVTELTELVPLAFQILRFRMLDAHRKSLRRGEYNQDAIEDLPLTNPGDDPAMQLDQKQRVARLLAAVAQLGDRCRDLFKWKLEGHTFPEIQKLMGQASINTIYTWDLRCRKQLLSLMGGTWE; encoded by the coding sequence ATGTACCGGGACACCATCTTACACAGCCTGCGCGAAAGGATTCTGGCCTTCGCGACATCACGGGTTTCGAGGGACCTCGCCGAAGATCTCACCCAGGAGGTGCTGGTTCTGCTACACGAGAAGTATGCGCATGTGACGGAGCTGACCGAACTGGTCCCGCTGGCGTTTCAGATACTCCGATTCAGAATGTTGGATGCCCACCGCAAATCGCTGCGACGGGGTGAGTATAATCAAGACGCGATTGAGGATCTGCCGCTGACCAATCCCGGAGATGACCCGGCCATGCAATTGGATCAAAAGCAGCGCGTCGCCCGCCTGTTGGCGGCCGTGGCGCAACTCGGAGACCGCTGCCGGGACCTGTTCAAGTGGAAGCTGGAGGGGCACACGTTTCCGGAGATTCAGAAACTCATGGGCCAGGCTTCCATCAACACCATCTACACCTGGGACTTGCGCTGCCGGAAGCAGTTATTGAGTCTGATGGGGGGAACGTGGGAATAA
- a CDS encoding RnfABCDGE type electron transport complex subunit D — MEQTHTSSQPRTSATPLDPRLYQILSLSALLSYGFGWLHFDVSCEQIVVTIGTALLAQYTATRLVGLPAFDPKSALISGLSLCLLLRTNELAVSAAAALLAISSKFLFHRRNKHLFNPTNFALAVTLAAGLGWISPGQWGQTAWFGFLVACLGGLVVTRAARADVTLTFLCAYVGLLVGRSLWLGDPMTIPLHQLETGALLIFSFFMISDPKTTPDSRSGRIMYAFCVALTAYYVQFNLFRPNAPLWGLIVCAPLVPLIDAWLPGQHYDWPVASSHDASPLISVPHPLSISQPRRFS; from the coding sequence ATGGAGCAGACTCACACCTCGTCCCAGCCCAGAACCTCAGCGACTCCACTCGATCCCCGTCTCTACCAGATCCTGAGCCTTAGCGCGCTGCTATCGTACGGGTTCGGCTGGCTCCACTTCGATGTCTCGTGCGAACAAATCGTCGTCACCATCGGAACCGCGCTGTTGGCGCAGTATACCGCGACCCGCCTCGTCGGTCTGCCTGCATTCGATCCCAAGAGTGCGCTCATCTCCGGACTCTCGCTCTGCCTGCTCCTCCGCACGAACGAGCTAGCCGTGTCGGCGGCGGCGGCGCTCCTGGCGATATCCAGCAAGTTCCTCTTTCACCGGCGCAACAAGCATCTCTTTAACCCGACCAACTTCGCGCTGGCCGTCACCTTGGCAGCCGGCCTAGGGTGGATCTCCCCGGGCCAGTGGGGCCAGACCGCCTGGTTCGGCTTTCTCGTGGCTTGCCTCGGAGGCCTGGTGGTGACTCGTGCCGCGCGAGCCGATGTGACGCTGACATTCCTCTGCGCCTATGTCGGCCTGCTGGTCGGACGCAGCCTCTGGCTCGGCGATCCCATGACGATTCCACTGCATCAACTCGAAACCGGTGCCCTCCTGATTTTTTCCTTCTTCATGATCTCGGACCCGAAGACCACGCCGGATTCCCGCTCGGGACGGATCATGTACGCCTTCTGCGTCGCCCTCACCGCTTACTATGTCCAGTTCAACCTGTTTCGCCCCAATGCGCCCCTGTGGGGGCTCATCGTCTGCGCACCACTTGTGCCGTTGATCGATGCCTGGCTGCCGGGTCAGCACTACGACTGGCCCGTCGCATCATCTCATGACGCATCCCCTCTGATTTCGGTGCCGCATCCCCTGTCCATTTCACAACCAAGGAGGTTTTCATGA
- a CDS encoding DUF2330 domain-containing protein, translating to MRRWLVPVLTFAAGLFFCGAEASAFCGFYVGKADSTLFNKASEVAIARHDNKTVITMANDYEGDAKEFALVVPVPTILEKGQIHVGDAAILKHLADYSAPRLVEYFDENPCRRYDLTERRSMDAMKSMAPAAASSKAREQALGITIEAQYTVGEYDILILSAQESAGLETWLTEHEYRIPKGASLVLHSYLKQGMKFFVAKVNVGEQAKLGLTHLRPLQIAFESPKFMLPIRLGTVNADGMQELFIYLLTKQGRVETTNYRTVRVPEAQDVPIYVKDRFGDFYRDLFSQQVKRENQRGLFLEYAWDMNWCDPCAANPLSAEELRNLGVFWQEPQGRGGRSFPQGQNVFLTRLHVRYDAAHFPEDLVFQETSDRANFQARYIIRHAWTGTDACAAATTYREQLRERYEREAQTLASLTGWRIEDIRHAMHIASRPAGDETPWYQRLWVN from the coding sequence ATGAGACGTTGGCTGGTTCCCGTTCTGACATTCGCTGCGGGGCTGTTCTTCTGCGGCGCCGAGGCGTCGGCCTTCTGCGGCTTCTACGTCGGCAAGGCCGACAGCACGCTGTTCAACAAGGCCTCGGAGGTGGCCATCGCTCGGCACGACAATAAAACAGTGATCACCATGGCAAACGATTACGAGGGCGACGCGAAGGAGTTCGCCCTGGTCGTGCCGGTGCCGACCATTCTGGAGAAAGGGCAGATCCACGTGGGCGACGCAGCAATACTCAAACATCTCGCCGACTATTCGGCCCCGCGGCTCGTGGAATACTTCGACGAGAATCCCTGCCGCCGGTACGACTTGACGGAGCGCCGGAGCATGGACGCCATGAAAAGCATGGCGCCGGCTGCGGCCTCATCGAAGGCACGTGAGCAGGCCCTGGGGATCACCATCGAGGCGCAATACACCGTCGGGGAATATGACATCCTCATCCTCTCGGCCCAGGAAAGTGCCGGACTCGAAACCTGGCTGACCGAGCACGAATATAGAATCCCCAAGGGAGCGTCCCTGGTCCTTCACAGCTACCTGAAACAAGGGATGAAATTTTTCGTGGCCAAGGTGAACGTGGGCGAGCAGGCCAAACTTGGGCTGACGCACCTCCGGCCGTTGCAGATTGCCTTCGAATCGCCGAAGTTCATGCTGCCGATCCGCCTCGGGACGGTGAATGCCGACGGCATGCAGGAATTGTTCATCTATCTGTTGACCAAACAAGGACGGGTGGAGACGACGAACTATCGGACCGTGCGCGTTCCCGAGGCCCAGGACGTGCCGATCTACGTCAAGGACCGGTTCGGCGATTTCTATCGGGACCTCTTCTCCCAACAGGTCAAGCGGGAGAACCAGCGCGGCCTCTTCCTCGAATATGCCTGGGACATGAACTGGTGTGATCCCTGCGCCGCCAATCCGCTGTCGGCTGAAGAACTGCGCAACCTGGGCGTCTTCTGGCAGGAGCCCCAAGGCCGTGGCGGGAGATCGTTCCCGCAAGGCCAGAACGTGTTTCTCACACGGCTGCATGTTCGGTACGATGCCGCGCACTTTCCGGAAGATCTCGTGTTTCAGGAGACGTCGGATCGCGCCAACTTCCAGGCGCGCTATATCATTCGTCATGCCTGGACCGGAACGGATGCGTGCGCGGCGGCCACCACCTACCGAGAACAGTTACGGGAACGCTATGAGCGCGAGGCCCAGACCCTGGCCTCATTGACCGGATGGAGGATCGAGGACATCCGCCATGCGATGCACATCGCGTCACGGCCCGCCGGGGATGAAACACCGTGGTATCAACGATTGTGGGTAAACTAG
- a CDS encoding DUF3015 family protein — MTTGHRPMIAAFGGLFLLLLSACSLKATFKETTDTTSNITGTTSGRIWWNEDGLLRPEHKVAAFTAYTAENLETDAARGQGEYLASLNSLTAASGSPAYQPTVQEVFTRWSRSTNPSATDLVNDLQASAR; from the coding sequence ATGACCACCGGCCATCGCCCGATGATTGCCGCATTCGGCGGGCTATTTCTCCTGCTGCTTTCGGCCTGTTCCCTGAAAGCCACCTTCAAGGAAACGACGGATACGACCTCGAATATCACCGGCACGACCTCCGGTCGTATCTGGTGGAACGAGGACGGCCTGCTGAGACCGGAACACAAGGTAGCGGCATTCACCGCCTATACCGCGGAGAATCTGGAAACTGATGCGGCACGCGGACAGGGTGAATACCTCGCGTCGCTCAACTCGCTCACCGCCGCATCCGGCAGCCCGGCCTATCAACCGACGGTACAGGAAGTCTTCACCCGGTGGAGCCGATCAACGAACCCCTCGGCCACTGACCTGGTGAACGATCTACAGGCGTCGGCCCGCTGA